A genomic segment from Conger conger chromosome 2, fConCon1.1, whole genome shotgun sequence encodes:
- the ank3b gene encoding ankyrin-3 isoform X1, with product MASTESSSTKSVCGLPSVKPTADVMTSKGMLVSSLSSPAKCPVTSMETALLNGTASPIKYACSSSSYGGSLQERIKATTHAATTSVNAAFDEAEKTFNSGSASGYSTLKSMSSSVSSSYQSMRSPAASSIYTSMRSPATSTTSVTSSSITVPVYSFVNVLPEAQVKKHADVTSVTRPASPQRTTTPTDARTQAESSFSRTLSPIKTSLFISPAVLKTTDSSSLSSSQEILKDVAEMKEDLIRMTAILQTDTSSATKSFQTDPPKESKIEDEEPFSIVEKVKEDLVKVSEILKKDVLSESKASMKDKTPEEDWEEFSKDEIEEAQQSARRCPPSYDTVTTPVRTQSISEKDFSLAKVADYLSNDISVNSLSKMSEMRQRYDDAKRDGEEKQKRVLKPAMALQEHKLKMPPSCMRSSSSEKELCKLADSVFGTDAILESPEDFSHDQDKSPLSDSGFETRSEKTPSAPQSAESTGPKPLFQDVPIPPVITETRTEVVHVIRSYDPPEGAPEPVMEEAAEITAPACIEPEPKAGSIKDKVKAFQIKVNTEEDSVVSKAMRLKEETHITTTTRMVYHKPTKDATSERIEETMSVRDIMKAFQSGRDPSKELAGLFEHKAGESHKGNEISPRFLDKDVKAKPKVERIIEVHIEKGNKTDPTEVIIRETKKHPDKELYLHKGDRAIKELPDRFYIDDEAHLEEEELTAEESLPSYLESSRVNTPVSQEEDSRPSSAQLIADDSYKALKLLSQHSIEYHDDELSELRGESYRFAEKMLLSEKLDISHSDTEESVTDQPHIQSSDMHSADSHYGEKMSSGTQKDFFKKPSKDASDNAGKFARKDEHIDKLTVLHYTTEPGSPKHAVWMRFTEDRLDRNREKLIYEDRVDRTVKEAEEKLSEVSQFFRDKTEKLNDELQSPEKKPQKREPRETRSGPSSTCSSPEKTQHKNGASGEEWGKGRLKEPSVGKLFGSSSERKCASLPNSPEKRISSRYNDDKTKQRDIPAQNKASETSQTVQLKSSNVSSVRLKFESEAQKHDKGPQWGPAKPPVKKLQESKLPVYQLFTGAKTPKSADNTDEAGGPKKVPDSDKGKASPSQSPEIIKSRVPVIAPKQSGEKMSNKGLTEATAPKHSQAENGRELDADKEKKIYKTWESHGNGNNKVQKEKLSHTLVPGIIKEDSGPDLQNIISDQEKKQPLKNGAPVKEATPVSITNKNTYTEIVTHSNAEFGDTQSKMQKKESQIPIWMPGSLTDSDQSKKAKPDTLVKPSERSVSHIPTLAKSRSQGSSETSTSRDESSANKYPESLESSSIKDSNDISDPSPVEYIEKQAPIVTAESFKGLKTLPVYVSIQVGKQGEKETPGGQQGTYKKIVSQENRSENRGAFHTVKQKQATSPQGSPEDDTLEQVSFIDSSGKSPLTPETPSSEEVSYDLTSRTPDSFIGFLPSKPSPIPEVSEEEEEQGKAFPFKESPSEKTIPSVADSTKENQEAESQAKDKRVAYIEFPPPPPLDSSSEQSDPEKKGSCPSSEAETEMMEVNLQEEHDKHLLAEPIIRVQPPSPVPPGADDSDSTDEESVFQPIPFKKYTFKIAEEEGEKSKSKKQEKNGNHRESSPNGDGKVDDYDFEQNGNDQSITDCSIATTAEFSHDTDATEIDSLDGYDLQDEDDGLSEEDPKPLSFSCDSRKDMWATESILKPCDRSFSQTKLEVIQEEERIVPEEGRKAKTKSDSFDKNESNGNGQVCPDGRQSGRGGQSDTYFSYKLEEEFSSHFKTVATKGLDFDPWSSKGGDDEVFDSRIKDEEPRPFGLAVDDRSQATTPDTTPARTPTDESTPTSEPNPFPFHEGKMFEMTRSGAIDMSKRDFVEERLQFFQIGEHTSEGKPGDKGEGVKKQDIIISQAQTVEKAVGITLEAPSDVATSTCALIQISSDSREASPDENIEETSSCTMVASKIDPKLRTPIKMGITPSITVKKDADAMESTDSKTDTPDSQTPDHTFPEAQAESKPCRSTDSPKPSEGRGSPTENCNNNNNHESSNIQANYIQCGSVVFNLQSSSQPTLQQVRRVDASSCRDSEKVPESSVPCDKIKTDGTRKTETRQPKSRLPIKVRAPAPCLQVTTAGKEKPKQIVKPESRKKVDNSASMGPKSRIPIKEVKRVKVTPSVSAQGKSHSGKAEPKRTRQVPSRLPVKDRSRASSENGSAGKRGRESTSEVRKHSSEGFKGASGEALKPVGRLSDEEKKTRSELSDDEDSTSRNASLSEPSSQPSFTSRSARVMKTEAAPVRKKVEQAGSERRRSRRTVGKEGSQVAGPHVAPIAEIKPSPQSPCERTDLRMAIVADHLGLSWTELAREMDFSVDEINHIRVENPNSLTAQSFMLLKKWVNRDGKNATTDALTAVLTKINRMDIVTLLEGPIFDYGNISGTRCFADDYAVFRDQADGFHNIELELQSPTELGYEPPTPLRKDDFFSENYSIDSPSSSPCRPSDLSLSQPPYGPAAGAEPPTVVCEDTSLDGQRDREGAEEDPGSAGQNDGANLAQVQEEPVQPSQPEEQKSAGEAQLGAGILAVREGSESGSDEEEEEMTRERLQSLLEDVKLEEGSEGEEMTEERVQAILCQVEQAEKDMCSIPGWHSETSSVNVEPPTPGRSLSSDLIDRQENSPENDNDSFTSASKGQAGSAKQNGEHVQVGSLPAAQDSAGEGQKMPKETERIEGSEDDGPSGAGPSSRDHDSPASEHKVQHGEGGKTKQTEGREKKVQS from the exons ATGGCCTCTACGGAATCATCATCCACAAAATCTGTATGTGGCCTGCCTTCAGTGAAACCCACTGCAGATGTTATGACATCCAAAGGAATGCTGGTTTCTTCCCTGTCTTCACCAGCAAAATGTCCAGTCACTTCCATGGAGACAGCTCTGCTAAATGGAACTGCCTCACCAATTAAATATGCCTGCTCTTCATCCAGCTATGGAGGCAGTTTACAAGAAAGGATAAAAGCAACTACCCATGCAGCTACAACGAGTGTCAATGCAGCCTTTGACGAAGCAGAAAAGACTTTTAATTCCGGCTCTGCTTCAGGCTACAGCACACTCAAGTCCATGTCTTCCTCGGTGTCCTCATCTTACCAGTCCATGAGGTCTCCTGCTGCGAGTTCCATTTACACCTCTATGAGGTCTCCTGCTACATCCACCACCTCCGTGACATCCAGTTCAATAACTGTTCCCGTGTATTCCTTTGTGAATGTTTTGCCAGAGGCACAGGTAAAAAAACATGCTGATGTGACGTCTGTCACAAGACCAGCCTCCCCTCAAAGGACCACCACACCCACAGATGCCCGTACGCAGGCTGAGTCTTCCTTCTCCAGGACCCTATCACCAATCAAAACTTCTTTGTTCATTTCTCCGGCAGTCCTCAAAACAACTGATTCTTCCTCATTATCATCAAGCCAGGAGATACTGAAGGATGTAGCAGAAATGAAAGAGGATTTGATAAGGATGACTGCCATCCTGCAGACTGACACCAGTTCTGCAACCAAAAGCTTCCAAACAGACCCTCCAAAAGAATCTAAGATTGAGGATGAGGAGCCCTTCAGCATCGTTGAGAAAGTGAAAGAAGATCTTGTTAAAGTCAGTGAAATCCTGAAAAAGGATGTACTGAGTGAAAGCAAAGCCTCCATGAAAGACAAGACACCTGAGGAAGATTGGGAGGAGTTCTCAAAAGATGAGATAGAGGAGGCGCAGCAAAGTGCCAGAAGATGTCCCCCTAGTTATGATACAGTAACCACCCCTGTTAGAACCCAGTCTATATCTGAGAAAGATTTCAGTCTAGCTAAGGTGGCTGACTACTTAAGCAATGACATTAGTGTTAACTccttgtcaaaaatgtcagaaatGAGGCAAAGATATGATGACGCAAAAAGAGATGGGGAGGAAAAGCAGAAACGTGTTCTCAAACCCGCCATGGCATTGCAGGAACACAAGCTCAAAATGCCACCCTCCTGCATGCGCTCCTCTTCCTCGGAGAAGGAGTTGTGCAAACTCGCTGATTCCGTCTTTGGCACTGATGCTATATTAGAGTCCCCTGAGGACTTTTCTCATGACCAGGACAAGAGTCCTCTCTCAGACAGTGGCTTTGAAACAAGAAGTGAGAAGACCCCTTCGGCCCCTCAAAGTGCAGAAAGTACCGGGCCTAAACCCCTCTTCCAAGATGTGCCCATTCCCCCCGTTATTACAGAAACACGCACAGAGGTTGTTCATGTCATTAGAAGCTATGACCCCCCTGAGGGGGCCCCTGAACCTGTAATGGAAGAGGCAGCAGAAATTACCGCACCTGCATGTATCGAACCTGAACCAAAAGCAGGATCTATCAAAGACAAAGTAAAGGCATTTCAGATCAAAGTGAATACAGAGGAGGACTCTGTTGTTAGCAAAGCTATGCGTCTCAAAGAGGAAACCCACATTACTACCACCACTCGAATGGTGTACCACAAGCCCACTAAGGATGCTACATCTGAGAGGATTGAGGAAACAATGTCGGTTCGAGACATAATGAAAGCCTTCCAGTCCGGTCGGGATCCCTCCAAAGAACTGGCAGGCTTATTTGAACACAAGGCCGGTGAGTCTCACAAAGGAAATGAGATATCACCTAGGTTTCTTGACAAAGACGTTAAAGCAAAGCCAAAAGTTGAGAGAATAATAGAGGTTCACATTGAAAAAGGCAATAAGACTGATCCTACTGAGGTTATCATCCGAGAAACAAAAAAGCATCCAGATAAAGAGTTATATCTCCACAAGGGGGATCGAGCGATAAAGGAACTACCAGACAGATTCTACATTGATGATGAAGCacacctggaggaggaggagcttacTGCTGAAGAATCGCTTCCCTCCTACTTGGAATCATCAAGAGTCAATACACCTGTCTCTCAGGAAGAGGACAGCCGTCCAAGTTCAGCGCAACTTATTGCTGATGACTCGTACAAAGCGTTGAAGCTACTGAGTCAGCATTCCATTGAATACCATGATGACGAATTGTCAGAACTGAGAGGAGAGTCTTACAGATTCGCTGAGAAAATGCTTCTTTCTGAGAAATTAGACATTTCTCACTCTGATACAGAGGAATCTGTGACTGACCAACCTCACATCCAGAGCTCAGATATGCATAGTGCTGATAGTCATTACGGTGAGAAAATGTCCAGTGGGACCCAGAAGGATTTTTTTAAGAAACCGTCAAAGGATGCGTCTGATAATGCAGGTAAATTTGCACGCAAGGATGAGCACATTGACAAACTGACTGTGTTGCATTATACAACAGAACCTGGTAGCCCGAAACATGCCGTATGGATGCGTTTTACTGAAGACAGACTTGACAGAAATCGAGAAAAGCTCATATATGAAGACAGGGTAGATCGAACAGTGAAGGAAGCTGAGGAAAAACTGAGTGAGGTTTCTCAGTTTTTTCGTGACAAAACTGAGAAACTAAATGATGAGCTCCAGTCCCCAGAGAAAAAGCCACAAAAGAGAGAACCCAGAGAAACCCGCTCTGGACCAAGTTCTACCTGTAGTAGCCCAGAgaaaacacagcacaagaaTGGAGCAAGTGGTGAGGAATGGGGTAAGGGCAGACTAAAAGAGCCATCTGTAGGGAAACTGTTTGGCAGCTCCAGTGAAAGGAAATGTGCTAGCTTGCCCAACAGTCCTGAAAAACGCATCAGTTCCCGCTATAATGatgataaaacaaaacaaagagacATTCCAGCACAGAACAAGGCCAGTGAAACCTCACAAACTGTTCAACTGAAGTCATCCAATGTAAGCTCTGTGAGACTAAAATTTGAGTCAGAAGCTCAAAAGCACGACAAGGGTCCTCAGTGGGGACCAGCAAAACCCCCAGTGAAAAAGCTCCAGGAAAGTAAGCTTCCTGTGTATCAACTTTTTACTGGAGCAAAGACTCCCAAATCTGCAGATAACACAGATGAAGCAGGGGGTCCAAAGAAAGTTCCAGATAGTGACAAAGGCAAAGCATCTCCCTCACAAAGCCCTGAGATCATTAAGTCACGGGTGCCTGTCATTGCTCCAAAACAATCGGGtgagaaaatgtcaaataaaggCTTAACAGAAGCCACAGCTCCCAAACACTCACAGGCGGAGAATGGCAGGGAACTGGAtgcagacaaagaaaaaaaaatctacaagaCATGGGAGAGTCATGGAAATGGaaacaataaagtgcaaaaggAGAAATTAAGCCATACCCTTGTTCCTGGCATCATAAAAGAGGACAGTGGTCCTGATTTGCAAAATATCATCTCTGACCAAGAAAAAAAGCAACCTTTGAAAAATGGAGCACCTGTAAAAGAGGCTACACCAGTTTCcattacaaacaaaaacacatacactgaAATTGTGACACACAGCAATGCAGAATTTGGTGACACACAAAGCaagatgcaaaaaaaagaatcccAAATTCCTATTTGGATGCCAGGCAGTCTGACAGACAGTGATCAGTCCAAGAAAGCAAAACCAGATACTTTAGTTAAACCTTCTGAAAGGAGTGTGTCACATATACCCACCTTAGCTAAAAGCAGATCCCAAGGTAGCTCAGAAACAAGTACATCAAGGGATGAGTCTTCAGCAAACAAATATCCGGAATCATTAGAGTCTAGCTCAATAAAAGACTCTAATGACATTAGTGATCCCAGCCCGGTAGAGTATATTGAGAAACAGGCTCCAATTGTCACTGCAGAAAGCTTCAAAGGTTTAAAAACATTACCTGTCTATGTCAGTATTCAAGTAGGCAAGCAGGGTGAGAAAGAAACTCCAGGTGGACAGCAGGGGACTTACAAAAAGATTGTCAGTCAGGAAAACCGTAGCGAAAATAGGGGAGCATTTCACACggttaaacaaaaacaagctaCATCCCCACAAGGTAGCCCAGAAGATGATACACTAGAGCAGGTATCTTTTATTGACAGTTCTGGTAAAAGTCCTCTGACCCCTGAGACTCCTAGTTCTGAGGAAGTGAGTTATGACCTCACTTCCAGGACCCCTGATTCATTCATTGGTTTTTTGCCAAGCAAGCCTAGCCCAATCCCAGAGGTGtctgaggaagaagaggagcaAGGCAAAGCTTTCCCTTTCAAAGAATCTCCATCGGAAAAAACTATACCTTCCGTGGCAGATTCCACAAAGGAAAACCAGGAAGCAGAAAGTCAAGCAAAAGATAAAAGAGTTGCTTACATTGAgtttcctccacctcctcctctggACTCCTCCTCTGAACAATCAGATCCTGAAAAGAAGGGTTCCTGTCCTTCCTCAGAGGCTGAGACAGAAATGATGGAGGTCAACCTCCAAGAGGAGCATGATAAACACCTTCTTGCTGAACCTATCATCAGAGTGCAACCCCCATCTCCTGTGCCCCCTGGGGCAGATGACAGCGACTCTACAGATGAAGAATCTGTTTTTCAACCCATTCCTTTTAAGAAGTACACCTTTAAGATTGCAGAGGAAGAAGGGGAAAAGTCCAAATCCAAAAAGCAGGAAAAGAATGGAAACCATCGGGAATCCAGCCCCAATGGTGATGGAAAAGTAGACGATTATGACTTTGAGCAAAATGGGAATGATCAGTCAATAACTGACTGCTCTATTGCAACAACTGCAGAGTTTTCTCATGACACTGATGCAACAGAAATCGATTCTCTTGATGGATACGACCTTCAAGATGAGGATGATGGCTTAAGTGAGGAGGACCCAAAACCACTAAGCTTCTCCTGTGATAGCAGAAAAGATATGTGGGCCACAGAAAGTATTTTAAAGCCATGTGATCGCTCATTTAGCCAGACCAAGCTTGAGGTCAtccaggaagaggagaggatagTCCCAGAAGAGGGGaggaaagcaaaaacaaaaagtgacTCATTTGACAAAAACGAAAGCAATGGAAATGGACAAGTCTGTCCTGATGGAAGACAGTCTGGCAGAGGAGGACAATCGGACACTTACTTTAGTTACAAATTAGAGGAGGAGTTCAGTTCCCATTTTAAAACTGTTGCAACTAAAGGTTTGGACTTTGACCCTTGGTCCAGCaaaggaggagatgatgaagTCTTTGACTCTAGAATAAAAGACGAGGAGCCCAGGCCTTTTGGATTAGCAGTAGACGACAGGTCACAAGCAACTACACCAGACACAACCCCTGCCAGAACCCCAACTGATGAAAGCACGCCGACTAGCGAGCCTAATCCTTTCCCTTTTCATGAAGGGAAGATGTTTGAGATGACTCGCAGTGGTGCGATTGACATGAGCAAGCGGGATTTTGTTGAAGAAAGACTTCAGTTTTTTCAGATTGGTGAGCATACCTCAGAAGGGAAGCCAGGGGACAAAGGGGAAGGGGTCAAAAAGCAAGACATAATTATCTCACAAGCTCAGACAGTGGAGAAAGCTGTAGGGATTACACTAGAGGCCCCCTCAGATGTTGCAACATCAACGTGCGCCCTGATACAGATCAGCAGTGACTCTAGAGAGGCGTCACCTGATGAGAACATTGAGGAGACATCCTCATGTACAATGGTAGCCTCTAAAATTGATCCCAAATTGCGTACCCCCATTAAAATGGGAATCACACCCTCCATTACTGTAAAAAAAGATGCTGATGCCATGGAATCGACAGATTCTAAAACTGATACACCAGACAGTCAAACTCCAGACCACACGTTCCCAGAAGCACAGGCAGAAAGTAAGCCTTGCAGAAGCACAGATTCCCCAAAGCCATCTGAGGGAAGGGGCTCCCCAACAGAGAActgcaataacaacaataaccatGAGTCCTCTAACATCCAAGCTAACTACATTCAGTGTGGCAGTGTAGTGTTTAACTTGCAATCATCGTCACAGCCGACACTTCAGCAAGTCAGAAGGGTAGATGCCTCATCCTGTAGAGACTCAGAGAAAGTGCCGGAGAGCAGTGTACCATGTGACAAAATAAAGACAGATGGAACAAGGAAGACAGAGACGAGGCAGCCAAAGTCACGGCTGCCGATTAAAGTGCGGGCACCAGCACCGTGTTTACAGGTTACTACAGCAGGAAAGGAGAAGCCGAAGCAGATAGTTAAACCAGAGTCCAGAAAAAAAGTAGACAACTCTGCAAGCATGGGACCTAAATCTAGAATTCCAATTAAAGAAGTGAAGAGGGTTAAAGTCACACCGTCAGTGTCAGCTCAGGGTAAGTCCCACTCAGGGAAGGCAGAGCCGAAAAGGACGAGACAGGTGCCATCCAGATTGCCAGTAAAAGACAGGTCGAGAGCAAGCTCTGAGAATGGCTCAGCTGGtaagaggggcagggagagcacGAGTGAGGTCCGCAAGCACTCCAGTGAGGGGTTTAAAGGCGCTAGTGGGGAGGCGCTAAAACCCGTGGGTCGCCTCTCTGACGAAGAGAAAAAGACACGGTCAGAATTGTCAGACGATGAAGACAGCACGTCAAGGAACGCCTCACTGTCAGAACCATCTTCTCAACCATCCTTTACGTCGCGGTCTGCTAGAGTTATGAAAACTGAGGCAGCGCCCGTAAGAAAAAAGGTTGAGCAGGCCGGcagtgagagaaggaggagtAGGCGGACGGTTGGGAAGGAAGGCAGTCAGGTTGCGGGGCCCCACGTGGCTCCCATCGCGGAGATCAAGCCTA GCCCACAGAGTCCCTGTGAGAGAACTGACCTGCGAATGGCCATCGTAGCAGATCATCTGGGCCTGAGCTGGACTG AGCTGGCCAGGGAAATGGATTTCTCTGTCGATGAAATAAACCACATTCGAGTGGAGAACCCTAACTCATTGACAGCTCAGAGTTTCATGCTATTAAAGAAATGGGTTAACAGAGATGGTAAAAATGCCACAA CGGATGCCTTAACCGCAGTGCTGACAAAGATCAATCGGATGGATATTGTGACATTGCTGGAAGGGCCAATATTTGACTATGGTAACATTTCAGGCACAAGATGTTTTGCAGATGATTACGCTGTTTTCCGGGATCAGGCTGATG GTTTCCACAACATCGAGCTGGAACTGCAGTCTCCCACAGAGTTGGGCTAtgagccccccaccccacttcgGAAAGATGATTTCTTTAGCGAGAACTATAGCATAGACTCTCCCAGTAGTAGCCCCTGTAGACCCAGCGATCTGTCCCTGTCCCAGCCACCATACGGTCCTGCTGCCGGAGCAGAGCCTCCCACAGTCGTATGCGAGGACACCTCTCTGGATggacaaagagacagagagggagcggAAGAAGATCCCGGCTCTGCTGGGCAGAACGATGGAGCTAACCTAGCGCAAGTGCAAGAAGAGCCCGTGCAACCATCCCAGCCAGAAGAGCAGAAGTCAGCAGGAGAAGCCCAGCTGGGGGCCGGCATCCTTGCGGTTAGGGAGGGCAGCGAGTCTGGTTCTgacgaggaagaggaagaaatgACGCGCGAGAGGCTGCAGTCCCTTTTGGAAGACGTTAAGCTGGAGGAAGGCtcagagggggaggagatgacTGAGGAGAGGGTGCAGGCTATTCTCTGTCAAGTAGAGCAGGCAGAAAAGGACATGTGTTCAATTCCAGGTTGGCACAGCGAAACGTCGAGCGTAAACGTGGAGCCGCCGACCCCGGGTCGCAGTCTGAGCTCTGACCTGATCGATCGGCAGGAAAACAG CCCGGAGAACGACAACGACTCCTTTACCTCAGCGTCCAAGGGACAGGCGGGAAGCGCGAAGCAGAACGGCGAGCACGTGCAAGTCGGGTCACTTCCTGCCGCGCAGGATTCGGCCGGAGAGGGGCAGAAGATGCCGAAGGAGACGGAGCGCATCGAGGGGTCCGAGGATGATGGCCCGAGCGGGGCGGGACCAAGCAGCAGGGACCACGACAGCCCTGCATCTGAGCACAAAGTCCAG CACGGGGAAGGCGGCAAGACGAAACAGAcggaagggagggagaaaaaggtTCAGTCATAA